A window of Xyrauchen texanus isolate HMW12.3.18 chromosome 10, RBS_HiC_50CHRs, whole genome shotgun sequence contains these coding sequences:
- the LOC127650044 gene encoding cytoplasmic dynein 1 light intermediate chain 1-like isoform X3: MANTGRNTLLSASTNVNNSTSESQNPDEDDGQNLWSSILSEVSTRSRSKLPSGKNVVVMGEVGSGKTTLVAKLQVVEEYMKGRGLEYLYFNVHDDDIDDHAQCNAWVLDGDLYHKGLQKFALSTENLADSLVLFVVDLSRPWLALDSLQKWGSVVRDYLDKLRVPPETMRELEHTLVKQFQEYVEPGSDLDGMPQRRNPESEDEDILLPLGDNTLTHNLGLPILVVCTKCDAISTLEKEHDYKDEHLDFIQSHIRRFCLQYGAALLYTSMKENKNIDLLYKYLVHRLYGFPFNIPAQVVEKDSVFIPSGWDNEKKIAILHENFQTVKADDNFEDVIVKPPVRKFVHEKEVQAEDDQVFLVKLQSLLAKQPPVTAGRPVDPTNRAPTGSPRTTNRSAAANVANVMPMQSGTKKIDPNMIGGQTSEGVLANFFNSLLTKKAGSPGPGGQSTGVGSNTPGTVRKSDL; encoded by the exons ATGGCGAACACAGGCAGAAATACACTCCTATCGGCTAGCACAAATGTAAATAACAGCACTTCCGAAAGCCAAAACCCCGATGAAGATGACGGACAGAATTTATG GTCGTCGATATTGAGTGAGGTATCTACGCGTTCCCGATCAAAATTGCCTTCAGGAAAAAATGTGGTGGTTATGG GTGAGGTGGGGTCTGGGAAGACCACCCTGGTGGCCAAACTACAAGTTGTAGAGGAGTACATGAAGGGACGGGGTTTAGAGTACCTGTATTTCAATGTTCATGATGATGACATTGATG ATCATGCACAGTGTAATGCATGGGTGCTAGATGGAGACCTGTATCACAAAGGCCTGCAGAAGTTTGCTCTGTCCACGGAGAACCTGGCAGACTCACTGGTCCTGTTCGTGGTGGATCTATCCCGACCCTGGCTGGCCCTTGATTCATTGCAGAAGTGGGGCAGCGTGGTGAGGGATTATTTGGACAAGCTCAGAGTGCCTCCTGAAACCATGCGAGAGCTGGAGCACACAT TGGTTAAGCAGTTCCAGGAGTATGTGGAACCGGGAAGTGACCTGGATGGCATGCCCCAGAGAAGAAATCCAGAATCAGAGGACGAGGACATCCTGCTGCCTCTGGGggacaacacactcacacacaacctgGGCCTTCCTATATTGGTGGTCTGCACTAAG tGTGATGCTATCAGCACTTTGGAGAAAGAGCATGATTATAAAGATGAGCACTTAGACTTTATCCAGTCTCACATTCGACGCTTCTGCCTGCAGT ATGGGGCAGCATTACTCTACACATCCATGAAGGAGAACAAAAATATAGACTTGTTATATAAATACCTTGTACACAGGTTATACGGCTTTCCCTTCAACATCCCGGCTCAGGTGGTGGAGAAAGACTCAGTGTTTAT TCCATCAGGATGGGACAATGAAAAAAAGATTGCCATCCTGCATGAAAACTTTCAGACAGTAAAAGCAGATGACAACTTTGAAGATGTAATAGTGAAACCCCCAGTTAGAAAG TTTGTACATGAGAAAGAAGTTCAAGCTGAAGATGACCAAGTATTTCTAGTAAAGTTGCAG TCTCTGTTAGCTAAACAGCCTCCAGTCACTGCAGGAAGGCCAGTT GACCCAACAAACAGAGCTCCTACCGGCTCACCGAGGACGACCAATCGCTCTGCTGCAGCAAACGTGGCTAACGTCATGCCCATGCAATCAGGTACCAAGAAGATTGATCCCAACATGATAG GAGGCCAGACCAGTGAGGGTGTGCTAGCTAACTTCTTCAACAGTCTGCTGACTAAAAAAGCAGGCTCGCCCGGCCCAGGTGGTCAGTCCACAGGGGTAGGGAGCAACACACCAGGAACAGTCCGCAAGTCAG ATCTTTGA
- the LOC127650044 gene encoding cytoplasmic dynein 1 light intermediate chain 1-like isoform X1 yields the protein MANTGRNTLLSASTNVNNSTSESQNPDEDDGQNLWSSILSEVSTRSRSKLPSGKNVVVMGEVGSGKTTLVAKLQVVEEYMKGRGLEYLYFNVHDDDIDDHAQCNAWVLDGDLYHKGLQKFALSTENLADSLVLFVVDLSRPWLALDSLQKWGSVVRDYLDKLRVPPETMRELEHTLVKQFQEYVEPGSDLDGMPQRRNPESEDEDILLPLGDNTLTHNLGLPILVVCTKCDAISTLEKEHDYKDEHLDFIQSHIRRFCLQYGAALLYTSMKENKNIDLLYKYLVHRLYGFPFNIPAQVVEKDSVFIPSGWDNEKKIAILHENFQTVKADDNFEDVIVKPPVRKFVHEKEVQAEDDQVFLVKLQSLLAKQPPVTAGRPVDPTNRAPTGSPRTTNRSAAANVANVMPMQSGTKKIDPNMIGGQTSEGVLANFFNSLLTKKAGSPGPGGQSTGVGSNTPGTVRKSGSKLGLTDVQAELDRISNKSDLDSAPIATTPPAENDES from the exons ATGGCGAACACAGGCAGAAATACACTCCTATCGGCTAGCACAAATGTAAATAACAGCACTTCCGAAAGCCAAAACCCCGATGAAGATGACGGACAGAATTTATG GTCGTCGATATTGAGTGAGGTATCTACGCGTTCCCGATCAAAATTGCCTTCAGGAAAAAATGTGGTGGTTATGG GTGAGGTGGGGTCTGGGAAGACCACCCTGGTGGCCAAACTACAAGTTGTAGAGGAGTACATGAAGGGACGGGGTTTAGAGTACCTGTATTTCAATGTTCATGATGATGACATTGATG ATCATGCACAGTGTAATGCATGGGTGCTAGATGGAGACCTGTATCACAAAGGCCTGCAGAAGTTTGCTCTGTCCACGGAGAACCTGGCAGACTCACTGGTCCTGTTCGTGGTGGATCTATCCCGACCCTGGCTGGCCCTTGATTCATTGCAGAAGTGGGGCAGCGTGGTGAGGGATTATTTGGACAAGCTCAGAGTGCCTCCTGAAACCATGCGAGAGCTGGAGCACACAT TGGTTAAGCAGTTCCAGGAGTATGTGGAACCGGGAAGTGACCTGGATGGCATGCCCCAGAGAAGAAATCCAGAATCAGAGGACGAGGACATCCTGCTGCCTCTGGGggacaacacactcacacacaacctgGGCCTTCCTATATTGGTGGTCTGCACTAAG tGTGATGCTATCAGCACTTTGGAGAAAGAGCATGATTATAAAGATGAGCACTTAGACTTTATCCAGTCTCACATTCGACGCTTCTGCCTGCAGT ATGGGGCAGCATTACTCTACACATCCATGAAGGAGAACAAAAATATAGACTTGTTATATAAATACCTTGTACACAGGTTATACGGCTTTCCCTTCAACATCCCGGCTCAGGTGGTGGAGAAAGACTCAGTGTTTAT TCCATCAGGATGGGACAATGAAAAAAAGATTGCCATCCTGCATGAAAACTTTCAGACAGTAAAAGCAGATGACAACTTTGAAGATGTAATAGTGAAACCCCCAGTTAGAAAG TTTGTACATGAGAAAGAAGTTCAAGCTGAAGATGACCAAGTATTTCTAGTAAAGTTGCAG TCTCTGTTAGCTAAACAGCCTCCAGTCACTGCAGGAAGGCCAGTT GACCCAACAAACAGAGCTCCTACCGGCTCACCGAGGACGACCAATCGCTCTGCTGCAGCAAACGTGGCTAACGTCATGCCCATGCAATCAGGTACCAAGAAGATTGATCCCAACATGATAG GAGGCCAGACCAGTGAGGGTGTGCTAGCTAACTTCTTCAACAGTCTGCTGACTAAAAAAGCAGGCTCGCCCGGCCCAGGTGGTCAGTCCACAGGGGTAGGGAGCAACACACCAGGAACAGTCCGCAAGTCAG
- the LOC127650044 gene encoding cytoplasmic dynein 1 light intermediate chain 1-like isoform X2 has protein sequence MANTGRNTLLSASTNVNNSTSESQNPDEDDGQNLWSSILSEVSTRSRSKLPSGKNVVVMGEVGSGKTTLVAKLQVVEEYMKGRGLEYLYFNVHDDDIDDHAQCNAWVLDGDLYHKGLQKFALSTENLADSLVLFVVDLSRPWLALDSLQKWGSVVRDYLDKLRVPPETMRELEHTLVKQFQEYVEPGSDLDGMPQRRNPESEDEDILLPLGDNTLTHNLGLPILVVCTKCDAISTLEKEHDYKDEHLDFIQSHIRRFCLQYGAALLYTSMKENKNIDLLYKYLVHRLYGFPFNIPAQVVEKDSVFIPSGWDNEKKIAILHENFQTVKADDNFEDVIVKPPVRKFVHEKEVQAEDDQVFLVKLQSLLAKQPPVTAGRPVDPTNRAPTGSPRTTNRSAAANVANVMPMQSGGQTSEGVLANFFNSLLTKKAGSPGPGGQSTGVGSNTPGTVRKSGSKLGLTDVQAELDRISNKSDLDSAPIATTPPAENDES, from the exons ATGGCGAACACAGGCAGAAATACACTCCTATCGGCTAGCACAAATGTAAATAACAGCACTTCCGAAAGCCAAAACCCCGATGAAGATGACGGACAGAATTTATG GTCGTCGATATTGAGTGAGGTATCTACGCGTTCCCGATCAAAATTGCCTTCAGGAAAAAATGTGGTGGTTATGG GTGAGGTGGGGTCTGGGAAGACCACCCTGGTGGCCAAACTACAAGTTGTAGAGGAGTACATGAAGGGACGGGGTTTAGAGTACCTGTATTTCAATGTTCATGATGATGACATTGATG ATCATGCACAGTGTAATGCATGGGTGCTAGATGGAGACCTGTATCACAAAGGCCTGCAGAAGTTTGCTCTGTCCACGGAGAACCTGGCAGACTCACTGGTCCTGTTCGTGGTGGATCTATCCCGACCCTGGCTGGCCCTTGATTCATTGCAGAAGTGGGGCAGCGTGGTGAGGGATTATTTGGACAAGCTCAGAGTGCCTCCTGAAACCATGCGAGAGCTGGAGCACACAT TGGTTAAGCAGTTCCAGGAGTATGTGGAACCGGGAAGTGACCTGGATGGCATGCCCCAGAGAAGAAATCCAGAATCAGAGGACGAGGACATCCTGCTGCCTCTGGGggacaacacactcacacacaacctgGGCCTTCCTATATTGGTGGTCTGCACTAAG tGTGATGCTATCAGCACTTTGGAGAAAGAGCATGATTATAAAGATGAGCACTTAGACTTTATCCAGTCTCACATTCGACGCTTCTGCCTGCAGT ATGGGGCAGCATTACTCTACACATCCATGAAGGAGAACAAAAATATAGACTTGTTATATAAATACCTTGTACACAGGTTATACGGCTTTCCCTTCAACATCCCGGCTCAGGTGGTGGAGAAAGACTCAGTGTTTAT TCCATCAGGATGGGACAATGAAAAAAAGATTGCCATCCTGCATGAAAACTTTCAGACAGTAAAAGCAGATGACAACTTTGAAGATGTAATAGTGAAACCCCCAGTTAGAAAG TTTGTACATGAGAAAGAAGTTCAAGCTGAAGATGACCAAGTATTTCTAGTAAAGTTGCAG TCTCTGTTAGCTAAACAGCCTCCAGTCACTGCAGGAAGGCCAGTT GACCCAACAAACAGAGCTCCTACCGGCTCACCGAGGACGACCAATCGCTCTGCTGCAGCAAACGTGGCTAACGTCATGCCCATGCAATCAG GAGGCCAGACCAGTGAGGGTGTGCTAGCTAACTTCTTCAACAGTCTGCTGACTAAAAAAGCAGGCTCGCCCGGCCCAGGTGGTCAGTCCACAGGGGTAGGGAGCAACACACCAGGAACAGTCCGCAAGTCAG
- the LOC127650044 gene encoding cytoplasmic dynein 1 light intermediate chain 1-like isoform X4 has translation MKMTDRIYGEVGSGKTTLVAKLQVVEEYMKGRGLEYLYFNVHDDDIDDHAQCNAWVLDGDLYHKGLQKFALSTENLADSLVLFVVDLSRPWLALDSLQKWGSVVRDYLDKLRVPPETMRELEHTLVKQFQEYVEPGSDLDGMPQRRNPESEDEDILLPLGDNTLTHNLGLPILVVCTKCDAISTLEKEHDYKDEHLDFIQSHIRRFCLQYGAALLYTSMKENKNIDLLYKYLVHRLYGFPFNIPAQVVEKDSVFIPSGWDNEKKIAILHENFQTVKADDNFEDVIVKPPVRKFVHEKEVQAEDDQVFLVKLQSLLAKQPPVTAGRPVDPTNRAPTGSPRTTNRSAAANVANVMPMQSGTKKIDPNMIGGQTSEGVLANFFNSLLTKKAGSPGPGGQSTGVGSNTPGTVRKSGSKLGLTDVQAELDRISNKSDLDSAPIATTPPAENDES, from the exons ATGAAGATGACGGACAGAATTTATG GTGAGGTGGGGTCTGGGAAGACCACCCTGGTGGCCAAACTACAAGTTGTAGAGGAGTACATGAAGGGACGGGGTTTAGAGTACCTGTATTTCAATGTTCATGATGATGACATTGATG ATCATGCACAGTGTAATGCATGGGTGCTAGATGGAGACCTGTATCACAAAGGCCTGCAGAAGTTTGCTCTGTCCACGGAGAACCTGGCAGACTCACTGGTCCTGTTCGTGGTGGATCTATCCCGACCCTGGCTGGCCCTTGATTCATTGCAGAAGTGGGGCAGCGTGGTGAGGGATTATTTGGACAAGCTCAGAGTGCCTCCTGAAACCATGCGAGAGCTGGAGCACACAT TGGTTAAGCAGTTCCAGGAGTATGTGGAACCGGGAAGTGACCTGGATGGCATGCCCCAGAGAAGAAATCCAGAATCAGAGGACGAGGACATCCTGCTGCCTCTGGGggacaacacactcacacacaacctgGGCCTTCCTATATTGGTGGTCTGCACTAAG tGTGATGCTATCAGCACTTTGGAGAAAGAGCATGATTATAAAGATGAGCACTTAGACTTTATCCAGTCTCACATTCGACGCTTCTGCCTGCAGT ATGGGGCAGCATTACTCTACACATCCATGAAGGAGAACAAAAATATAGACTTGTTATATAAATACCTTGTACACAGGTTATACGGCTTTCCCTTCAACATCCCGGCTCAGGTGGTGGAGAAAGACTCAGTGTTTAT TCCATCAGGATGGGACAATGAAAAAAAGATTGCCATCCTGCATGAAAACTTTCAGACAGTAAAAGCAGATGACAACTTTGAAGATGTAATAGTGAAACCCCCAGTTAGAAAG TTTGTACATGAGAAAGAAGTTCAAGCTGAAGATGACCAAGTATTTCTAGTAAAGTTGCAG TCTCTGTTAGCTAAACAGCCTCCAGTCACTGCAGGAAGGCCAGTT GACCCAACAAACAGAGCTCCTACCGGCTCACCGAGGACGACCAATCGCTCTGCTGCAGCAAACGTGGCTAACGTCATGCCCATGCAATCAGGTACCAAGAAGATTGATCCCAACATGATAG GAGGCCAGACCAGTGAGGGTGTGCTAGCTAACTTCTTCAACAGTCTGCTGACTAAAAAAGCAGGCTCGCCCGGCCCAGGTGGTCAGTCCACAGGGGTAGGGAGCAACACACCAGGAACAGTCCGCAAGTCAG